One genomic region from Terasakiella sp. SH-1 encodes:
- the miaA gene encoding tRNA (adenosine(37)-N6)-dimethylallyltransferase MiaA — MPESAKNKVVVIGGPTASGKSATAMDVALEFDGVIINADSMQIYRGLPIVTACPRPEDEARVPHRLYQVMDPSETCSAGLWEKMCIEEIKKAWAGGKLPVVTGGTGLYIKTLVQGISQLPAIPDEIRNEVRRRGDMEGVEVLYEELQQKDPEMAGRLKPRDMQRICRALEVLETTGKSLALLQREIKPEPVLKADYDTHVIMPPRDILYERCDRRFNIMLEQGAVEEVRWLNEQKLDPKLPAMKALGVPELLSYVRGEINLEEARETAQMQTRRFAKRQCTWFRNQISNPKIHSAQYSESLRDEIYNKIRQFLLT, encoded by the coding sequence ATGCCTGAGAGCGCGAAAAATAAGGTGGTGGTCATTGGTGGCCCCACCGCCAGTGGCAAGTCCGCCACGGCCATGGATGTAGCCCTGGAATTTGACGGGGTGATTATCAACGCCGATTCCATGCAAATCTATCGCGGCCTGCCCATTGTCACGGCCTGCCCCCGCCCAGAAGATGAAGCCCGCGTGCCTCATCGCCTTTATCAGGTGATGGACCCGTCTGAGACCTGTTCGGCAGGTCTGTGGGAAAAAATGTGTATTGAAGAGATCAAGAAGGCTTGGGCAGGAGGAAAACTGCCTGTGGTGACGGGGGGCACGGGCCTTTATATAAAGACATTGGTGCAAGGGATCTCTCAACTGCCTGCCATCCCTGATGAGATTCGTAATGAGGTGCGCCGCCGCGGCGATATGGAAGGGGTTGAGGTGCTATATGAAGAATTGCAGCAAAAAGACCCAGAAATGGCGGGGCGACTCAAACCGCGTGATATGCAACGAATCTGTCGTGCCTTGGAGGTTTTGGAAACCACAGGCAAGTCTTTGGCGCTACTGCAACGTGAAATTAAACCGGAACCTGTGCTCAAAGCTGATTATGACACCCATGTGATCATGCCGCCGCGTGATATCCTTTATGAGCGCTGTGATCGCCGTTTCAATATCATGTTGGAACAAGGCGCGGTGGAAGAAGTACGTTGGCTTAATGAACAAAAACTTGATCCTAAACTCCCGGCGATGAAGGCGTTGGGCGTGCCGGAACTTCTTTCTTATGTACGTGGTGAAATTAACCTTGAAGAGGCGCGTGAGACAGCCCAAATGCAGACGCGACGGTTTGCAAAACGACAATGTACATGGTTCAGAAATCAGATTTCGAACCCTAAAATCCATTCTGCGCAATATTCGGAAAGTTTGCGTGATGAAATTTATAATAAAATTCGTCAATTTTTGTTGACCTAG
- the serB gene encoding phosphoserine phosphatase SerB: protein MSYVLTLIANPDKQQITIDDICAHIDGAQPVCLSENEAYDVPITEVINLTALQETLPHCDLIFQKAEGRQKTLLIADMDSTIVTGETLDDLAEYAGLKEKVAEITTRAMNGEIPFRDALKERVAMLKGLSEDFLSKAMEHVFLTDGAMELVNTMKANGAYCALVSGGFTFFTSRVARDVGFNFNAGNQMEIVDGVLTGNVIEPIVTKDSKLEYLRTLTAKQGLSTDDAVAVGDGANDLPMILEAGLGIAYHAKPSVIAKAKHNVQNGNLTALLYAQGYKKEEFVS from the coding sequence ATGTCCTACGTTCTGACCCTTATTGCAAACCCTGACAAGCAACAAATCACCATTGATGATATTTGCGCCCATATTGACGGGGCCCAACCGGTCTGCTTGTCTGAAAACGAGGCTTATGACGTTCCGATTACCGAGGTCATTAACTTAACCGCTCTGCAAGAGACCCTGCCCCATTGTGACCTGATTTTCCAAAAGGCAGAAGGGCGACAGAAAACCCTGCTCATCGCCGATATGGATTCCACCATCGTCACAGGTGAAACGCTGGATGATCTGGCAGAATATGCTGGCCTGAAAGAAAAAGTGGCTGAGATTACCACCCGTGCCATGAACGGTGAAATCCCGTTTCGTGATGCCTTGAAAGAACGCGTTGCCATGCTTAAGGGCTTGTCTGAGGATTTCCTGTCCAAAGCGATGGAGCACGTATTCCTGACAGACGGGGCTATGGAACTGGTCAATACCATGAAGGCCAATGGCGCTTATTGCGCACTTGTCTCAGGCGGCTTTACCTTCTTTACATCACGCGTTGCCCGCGATGTGGGCTTTAACTTTAACGCAGGCAACCAGATGGAAATCGTCGATGGCGTGCTGACTGGCAATGTGATTGAACCCATCGTCACCAAAGATTCCAAACTGGAATATCTGCGCACGCTTACGGCCAAACAGGGCTTGAGCACCGATGATGCGGTCGCTGTCGGTGATGGTGCCAACGACCTGCCGATGATTTTAGAAGCCGGCCTCGGCATCGCCTATCACGCCAAACCCAGCGTGATTGCCAAAGCCAAACATAATGTGCAAAACGGCAATCTGACGGCTTTGCTTTATGCCCAAGGCTATAAGAAAGAAGAGTTTGTCAGTTAA
- a CDS encoding carbonic anhydrase — protein MDAVAKLKAGYEKFQQGYYQDNKDLFKDLVENGQHPKTLLVSCSDSRVEPGIILQNQPGEVFSIRNAGNFVPPKSKSPEDHGVTSALEYAIKVLKVENIMIMGHAHCGAVKAAIDTEKDKEALGTEFVQHWVEIAHDVFENPCCCADSIKAGNRDPREVEYASVVNSMNNLLTFEYIKEAVDAGQLKIHGLHFDIESGALLSYNSETGAFGPL, from the coding sequence ATGGATGCAGTGGCGAAGCTTAAGGCGGGTTATGAGAAATTCCAGCAGGGCTATTATCAGGACAATAAAGACCTGTTCAAAGATCTGGTGGAAAATGGTCAGCATCCGAAAACTCTGTTGGTCTCCTGTTCTGATTCCCGTGTCGAGCCGGGCATTATTTTGCAAAACCAGCCTGGTGAGGTTTTCTCTATCCGCAATGCCGGGAACTTCGTGCCGCCAAAATCCAAATCCCCGGAAGATCACGGTGTGACCTCCGCCCTTGAATATGCCATCAAGGTCTTGAAAGTGGAAAATATCATGATCATGGGTCACGCCCATTGTGGCGCGGTGAAAGCGGCCATTGATACGGAAAAAGATAAAGAGGCCCTCGGCACTGAATTTGTGCAGCACTGGGTCGAAATCGCCCATGATGTGTTTGAAAACCCGTGCTGCTGCGCAGACTCCATCAAGGCAGGCAATCGCGATCCACGCGAAGTGGAATATGCCTCTGTCGTGAATTCCATGAACAATCTGCTGACCTTTGAGTATATCAAGGAAGCTGTGGATGCGGGCCAGCTGAAAATCCACGGGCTGCATTTTGATATCGAAAGCGGGGCGCTGCTGTCTTATAACAGTGAAACAGGCGCGTTCGGCCCGCTTTAA
- the def gene encoding peptide deformylase, with translation MAILPILTAPDPVLKKKAAPVAEITDTIRSLLDDMLETMYDAPGIGLAAPQIGISQRIIVVDCAGEDEKPQPLKMINPEVTWTSEETSTHEEGCLSVPKSYGDVVRPAQVQVTYLDETGATQEIEADGLLATCLQHEIDHLNGKLFIDHFSRLKRSIIIKKLNKLKKGA, from the coding sequence GTGGCTATTTTACCGATTTTAACTGCACCGGACCCGGTCTTGAAAAAGAAGGCCGCGCCGGTCGCAGAAATCACCGATACGATTCGCAGTCTTCTCGATGACATGCTGGAAACCATGTATGATGCACCGGGTATTGGCTTGGCCGCGCCGCAAATCGGTATCTCCCAGCGCATCATCGTTGTGGATTGTGCAGGCGAGGATGAAAAGCCTCAGCCCCTGAAAATGATCAACCCGGAAGTGACCTGGACCTCAGAAGAAACATCTACCCATGAAGAGGGGTGTTTGTCTGTGCCTAAAAGCTACGGTGATGTGGTGCGCCCGGCTCAAGTCCAGGTGACATATCTTGATGAAACCGGAGCCACGCAGGAAATCGAAGCCGATGGCCTTTTGGCGACCTGCCTGCAACATGAGATTGACCACCTGAATGGCAAGCTGTTTATTGATCATTTCTCCCGCCTGAAACGCTCCATCATTATCAAGAAGCTGAACAAGCTGAAAAAGGGCGCTTAA
- the fmt gene encoding methionyl-tRNA formyltransferase codes for MTEDEFQKVENPMRLVFMGTPDFSVPILAALIDAGHEVVCVYSQPPRKSGRGQKVNLTPVHAYAQSQGIEVRTPLNLKSEEDQKAFADLNADCAIVAAYGLILPKVILDAPKLGCINAHASILPRWRGAAPIQRAIEAGDDVSGVTIMQMDIGLDTGDMLLVQPVPITQETTGQSLHDSLSMESAQLTLEALRALDGGFAKPQKQPEEGVTYAHKLEKGESQIDWSQSAIEIDRKIRAFTPWPGTWFSMGKDRIKVIEAEPVELNGEAGTRLKADGLVIACAQEGALKLKTVQRSGKGATDAESFLCGFDIPFGEKLA; via the coding sequence ATGACTGAAGACGAATTCCAAAAAGTTGAAAATCCTATGCGCCTTGTCTTCATGGGCACCCCAGATTTCAGCGTGCCGATTCTGGCCGCATTGATCGATGCCGGGCATGAGGTCGTCTGTGTCTATAGCCAGCCGCCGCGCAAAAGTGGCCGGGGGCAAAAGGTCAACCTCACCCCCGTTCATGCCTATGCCCAAAGCCAAGGCATTGAGGTACGCACGCCGCTGAACCTGAAAAGCGAAGAAGATCAAAAAGCCTTTGCCGACCTGAACGCCGATTGCGCTATTGTGGCCGCTTATGGCCTGATCCTGCCCAAAGTGATTTTGGATGCACCGAAGCTGGGCTGTATCAATGCCCATGCCTCCATCCTGCCACGTTGGCGCGGGGCTGCCCCCATTCAGCGTGCGATTGAGGCTGGTGATGATGTCTCTGGCGTGACGATCATGCAAATGGATATCGGGCTTGATACAGGCGATATGTTGTTGGTTCAACCTGTTCCCATTACACAAGAGACAACGGGCCAAAGCCTGCACGACAGCCTGTCCATGGAAAGTGCCCAACTGACATTGGAGGCCCTGCGTGCCTTGGACGGTGGCTTTGCCAAACCACAAAAACAGCCGGAAGAAGGTGTGACATACGCCCATAAGCTGGAAAAAGGCGAAAGCCAGATTGACTGGAGCCAAAGCGCCATTGAAATTGATCGCAAAATCCGCGCCTTTACCCCCTGGCCCGGCACATGGTTTTCCATGGGCAAAGACCGCATCAAGGTGATTGAGGCTGAACCTGTTGAGCTAAACGGTGAAGCAGGCACCCGTCTGAAGGCTGACGGTCTCGTCATTGCCTGTGCCCAAGAAGGGGCACTTAAGCTCAAGACTGTCCAGCGCAGCGGCAAAGGGGCCACCGATGCGGAAAGCTTCTTGTGTGGTTTTGATATCCCGTTTGGTGAAAAGCTGGCTTAA